A region of Streptomyces sp. NBC_01267 DNA encodes the following proteins:
- a CDS encoding SH3 domain-containing protein, with protein MRHKLLTGFALPVLAVSATLVSAPTAGAATATAAACTHPGWANKDAGYGYVSGSSAPLRTGPNADCPTTATIYGAKLYYHCYVYNSAGNTWTHARIEGTEISGWIYDGNLDDGGATKPC; from the coding sequence ATGAGACACAAGTTGCTGACCGGATTCGCTCTGCCCGTCCTGGCCGTCTCGGCCACCCTCGTCTCCGCCCCGACCGCAGGCGCAGCGACCGCCACAGCCGCGGCGTGTACGCATCCGGGGTGGGCGAACAAGGATGCCGGCTACGGGTACGTGTCCGGCAGCTCCGCGCCGCTGCGCACCGGTCCGAACGCCGACTGCCCCACCACGGCCACGATCTACGGTGCGAAGCTCTACTACCACTGCTACGTGTACAACTCCGCGGGCAACACGTGGACCCACGCGCGCATCGAGGGCACCGAGATCAGCGGCTGGATCTACGACGGCAACCTGGACGACGGCGGGGCAACCAAACCCTGCTGA
- a CDS encoding LysR family transcriptional regulator, whose translation MELRDIEIFLTLAEELHFGRTADRLHVSQARVSQVIAKQERRIGARLFARSSRRVELTPIGAQLREDLSVGYQRILDGTRAATATARGATSTLTLGLHGAQAHECAHIIDLFRARHPEVDIRIQEIHFTDPFGPLRDGSVEVATSWLPVREPDLTVGPLVGSEPLILMVASDHPLTSRDEVGMEDLAEWCLPQSALPIPEYWQQVLVPTHTPGGRPIRRGPKVSTFQEVAAVVAAGEAICLVHGDAARYYQWPGLRYLRPYDVPTGSWVLIWPTAGETGLVRALARAAQDAGRRAG comes from the coding sequence GTGGAGCTGCGAGACATCGAGATTTTTCTGACGCTGGCCGAGGAGCTGCACTTCGGCCGGACCGCGGACCGCCTGCACGTGTCGCAGGCGCGGGTGAGCCAGGTGATCGCCAAACAGGAGCGACGGATCGGCGCGCGCCTGTTCGCCCGCAGCAGCCGCCGGGTCGAACTCACCCCTATCGGAGCTCAGCTACGCGAGGACCTCAGCGTGGGCTACCAACGAATACTCGACGGTACCCGTGCGGCCACCGCGACTGCCCGCGGAGCCACCAGCACGCTGACCCTCGGGTTGCACGGAGCCCAGGCGCACGAGTGTGCGCACATCATCGATCTCTTCCGCGCCCGGCATCCCGAGGTGGACATCCGCATCCAGGAGATCCACTTCACCGACCCCTTCGGCCCCCTCCGGGACGGCTCGGTCGAGGTGGCGACCTCCTGGCTGCCGGTCCGTGAGCCGGACCTCACCGTCGGTCCGCTGGTCGGTTCCGAACCCCTGATCCTCATGGTCGCCAGTGATCATCCCCTCACCTCTCGTGATGAGGTCGGCATGGAGGACCTGGCCGAATGGTGCCTGCCACAGTCCGCGCTGCCCATCCCGGAGTACTGGCAGCAGGTGCTCGTCCCCACCCACACCCCCGGCGGCCGGCCCATCCGGCGTGGCCCGAAGGTCTCCACGTTCCAGGAGGTCGCCGCCGTGGTCGCGGCGGGCGAGGCGATCTGCCTCGTCCACGGCGACGCCGCCCGCTACTACCAGTGGCCCGGCCTCCGGTATCTCCGCCCGTACGACGTCCCGACGGGCAGCTGGGTCCTGATCTGGCCGACGGCCGGAGAGACAGGTCTCGTCCGCGCGCTCGCGCGGGCGGCACAGGACGCGGGCAGGCGGGCAGGGTGA